From Theileria orientalis strain Shintoku DNA, chromosome 4, complete genome, the proteins below share one genomic window:
- a CDS encoding 16S rRNA processing protein, with protein MEYELNGANALILKKILILFRHISLDLQIIASRNGLNLYALNPSNSVWLHIQLGKGFFEKIQIKPQNTTHYDTSSNIRHWFVSTKHLCQSLSIIIPPGQKNSAFGSVLVRDANTNENLKNSFGLDRLIIREFSNTSDYLSLIFVCSNKNIVRSATISYQEYKLSVPDDLGWSNWHYLRISPSVFYKSINPFSSQYNDLSITYNDAKEDLLLNVINNTSKLSGSKNKKKMVSGKILINSRHFHKLDLDDDLTYPTDITIAMKEFLSLVSFCESIKCPMSLVLRKAGDPVIALFGGSVDACESVTTNLNIHSIVYNGCKEPSVDTSNSPISSEILSLSGSLWISSFKVSANEQKNDTQGEHKDNGLDEEEVLEKVIDEVAPFDSTEDKTQMPERTTRYTDYELDLIYKVLLKDFKTDEKQSLTQFVQPDYPMNNGNSQFKTSYFVNRSRNDKIKYINGMNMSKVNSIEENEDGPYDGKESMASSKVEEEEEEKRNEVDLLVNEPKSKFYIDKSIIYTIPQEDYVVIGEILTTYGLKGHVKVKSYTPRPEVRLCEPGYRYLKIPYNEEKVIPIKLERGRNSGSKDVYIVKFEGFDTVEQSQRLSNTYLTVPLAEMPPLEEDAYYSRDLIGLYLYLYNDIKKTKLGKIVGFVHHSDLALKKKFEEVCDDLIEVQMDMKLSLQTLIEVTNAAKENRENEEQQRHQDEGGKGCKSGYNKGPTIVTERELEDADEIVDMYEEFKTPNFKSIAYVKYYECSTCHREFTNHTQALLHEKEHESKSKNVGGVEKEEVIAERGEREESEIEESEESEKKLKVISIEEIIDKEIKKPQRRFYVPLVRNETVTYIDVENKSVYVDPYTIFIGEDPYYK; from the exons atggaATATGAATTAAACGGAGCTAACGCTctgatattaaaaaaaatactcattttattcagACACATTTCATTGGACTTGCAAATAATTGCAAGTAGGAATGGTTTGAATTTATACGCACTGAACCCATCAAATTCAGTATGGTTACACATTCAACTAGGAAAGGggttttttgaaaaaatacaaatcaaACCACAAAATACAACACACTATGATACATCTTCTAATATTCGACACTGGTTTGTGTCAACAAAGCACCTGTGCCAGTCATTATCAAta attATACCGCCTGGACAGAAAAATTCGGCATTTGGGTCAGTTCTTGTAAGAGATGCTAACACGAAcgagaacctgaagaactcGTTCGGCCTGGACAGGCTTATAATAAGAGAATTTAGCAACACCTCTGACTACTTGTCCCtaatatttgtgtgttcGAACAAAAACATAGTGAGGTCAGCAACGATAAGCTACCAG GAATACAAATTGAGCGTGCCTGATGATCTGGGATGGTCAAACTGGCACTACCTGAGGATATCGCCATCAGTGTTTTACAAGTCAATCAACCCATTCAGCTCACAATACAACGATTTGTCAATTACATATAACGATGCGAAGGAAGACCTACTG CTTAATGTGATAAATAACACGTCGAAGCTATCAGgaagtaaaaacaaaaagaaAATGGTTTCGGGGAAAATACTCATTAACAGCAGGCACTTTCATAAGCTGGACCTAG ATGATGACTTGACGTACCCAACGGACATAACAATAGCGATGAAGGAGTTCCTATCGTTGGTCTCGTTCTGcg AGTCAATTAAGTGTCCAATGTCATTGGTGCTGAGGAAGGCAGGGGACCCAGTGATAGCACTGTTCGGGGGTTCAGTGGACGCATGTGAATCAGTGACGACAAACTTGAACATCCACAGCATTGTATACAACGGATGCAAGGAGCCGAGTGTGGACACGTCAAATTCTCCAATATCAA GTGAAATACTGTCACTGAGTGGTTCACTGTGGATAAGCTCATTCAAGGTAAGTGCGAATGAACAAAAAAATGACACTCAGGGGGAGCACAAGGACAATGGATTGGATGAA GAGGAGGTTCTCGAAAAAGTAATTGATGAAGTGGCTCCATTCGATTCAACAGAAGATAAGACGCAAATGCCAGAAAGAACGACGAGATACACAGACTACGAAttagatttaatatataaggTGTTATTGAAAGATTTTAAAAC gGATGAAAAACAAAGCCTTACACAGTTTGTTCAACCAGATTATCCGA tgAACAACGGGAATAGTCAGTTTAAAACAAGTTACTTTGTAAACAGAAGTagaaatgataaaattaaatatattaatggAATGAACATGTCTAAGGTAAATTCTATTGAAGAAAATGAGGATGGACCTTATGATGGAAAAGAGTCTATGGCAAGTAGTAAAgtagaagaggaagaggaagagaaAAGGAATGAAGTAGATTTATTGGTGAATGAGCCTAAgagtaaattttatatagaCAAgagtataatatatacaatccCACAAGAAGATTATGTTGTGATTGGAGAGATACTGACGACATACGGGTTGAAGGGGCACGTAAAGGTAAAGTCATACACTCCGCGCCCAGAAGTAAGACTATGTGAGCCAGGATATAGGTATCTGAAAATACCGTACAACGAAGAAAAGGTAATACCAATTAAGCTGGAAAGAGGAAGGAATTCAGGATCGAAGGACGTGTATATAGTAAAATTTGAAGGATTTGACACAGTGGAGCAGTCGCAAAGGCTGTCAAACACATACCTAACAGTGCCACTGGCAGAAATGCCGCCACTAGAAGAAGATGCATACTACTCTAGAGACCTGATAGGACTTTACCTGTACCTGTACAACGACATAAAAAAAACGAAACTGGGAAAAATAGTAGGATTTGTGCACCATTCAGACTTAGCATTGAAAAAG AAATTTGAAGAGGTGTGCGACGATTTAATAGAAGTACAGATGGACATGAAGCTATCATTGCAAACGCTGATAGAAGTAACGAACGCAGCTAAAGAGAATAGAGAAAATGAGGAACAACAAAGGCACCAAgatgaaggaggaaaagggtGTAAGAGCGGTTATAACAAGGGGCcaacaatagtaacagaGAGAGAATTGGAAGACGCAGATGAGATAGTGGACATGTACGAAGAGTTTAAGACACCGAACTTCAAGTCGATAGCGTACGTAAAGTACTACGAGTGCTCAACGTGCCACAGGGAGTTCACAAATCACACACAAGCACTGTTACATGAAAAGGAGCACGAATCTAAAAGTAAGAATGTAGGAGGTgttgaaaaggaagaagttaTAGCCGAAAGGGGAGAAAGAGAAGAGTCCGAGATAGAGGAGTCAGAGGAATCTGAAAAGAAGTTGAAAGTAATATCGATAGAAGAAATCATAGATAAGGAAATAAAGAAGCCTCAGAGAAGATTCTACGTGCCATTAGTAAGAAATGAAACAGTAACGTACATAGATGTGGAAAACAAGAGCGTATACGTGGACCCgtatacaatatttatagGAGAGGACCCATACTATAAGTag
- a CDS encoding valyl-tRNA synthetase produces the protein MSKSAPKKLLTELESSYNPKLVEEGWYSWWESRKFFTPSTDYDSIPGKNKWVSLLPPPNVTGSLHIGHALTVSIQDCLTRWYLVGVYLIFRHRMKGDATLWLPGTDHAGIATQSVVERMLYQKQKLKRHDVGRPKFVEMVFEWNQKYGSNIKNQLRRMGASLDWTREVFTMDAPRSAAVVEAFVRLYDSGLIYRNTRLVSWCPYLSTALSDIEVEPLEVTSPTFITIPGFESSVEVGSLWVFNYPVVFGSETRHLPVATTRLETMLGDVAVAVNPEDERYKDLVGCKIQHPFFPEREMVVVADAHVDKDFGTGAVKITPSHDKNDYDIAKRHALPFINIFTNDGKINENGGEFSTMHRFQCRKVLEKRLQEIGLFVEKKPNSKPMMVPRCSRTGDIVEYMLIPQWYVDCKDLANKAIEVVKNGSLKITPASHVSVWYQWLENIQDWCISRQLWWGHRIPAYRVTSPEFPPTSDHWVVGRDLEEARERAKKQFPDCKELTLDQDDDVLDTWFSSGLFPLSTMGWPDENAVDFKKFFPTELLETGNDIIFFWVARMVMLSLHFVGKLPFSEVYMHPLVRDAKGEKMSKSKGNVVDPLDIIDGTTLEKLNQTILNSTLPQGEVKKALAMQKQQFPEGIPQCGVDALRLGLLGLMRHHRAIHLDVNKLVSSRHFGNKIWNATKFAILRTKFYEPNGVDYALTWEDKWILHKLNQYVKRVNEAMESYHFYDAVQATYDFWLYQLCDVYLELVKNRLPSLVDDSAFIPNEDSNAAAFVIHNCFSTSLRLLHPIMPFITEELYHHLPPYLVTHESICVSDYPGENAEWEHPELDAEMESLFSVVHSFRSLASTLGLAQNMNKVGFLTVNDEALRKILVDKVHLIELLSKFKSISIADGANEQLSSCVQNVISSSLVTYILVDENVDLVKTSAMLSDRLSKTVKMLDSYLKKLQVPNYEAKVPLSVRELNESKIGELSYEKSQLEAAVSDLERLKLTNHR, from the exons atgtCAAAATCGGCACCTAAAA aattATTGACTGAACTGGAATCCAGTTACAACCCTAAGTTGGTTGAGGAAGGGTGGTATAGTTGGTGGGAATCGAGGAAGTTTTTCACACCTTCCACCGACTACGACTCGATACCCGGCAAGAATAAATGGGTATCTTTGCTGCCTCCACCAAACGTAACTGGATCTCTCCATATCGGACACGCACTAACAGTTTCAATACAGGACTGCCTAACAAGATGGTACTTAGTCGgtgtttatttgatttttaggCACAGAATGAAAGGAGACGCAACGCTGTGGTTGCCAGGCACAGACCATGCCGGTATCGCAACGCAATCGGTCGTGGAACGAATGCTGTACCAAAAACAGAAGCTTAAAAGGCACGATGTCGGAAGACCGAAATTCGTCGAGATGGTTTTTGAATGGAACCAGAAGTACGGAAGCAACATAAAAAATCAGTTGAG ACGCATGGGAGCATCGCTGGACTGGACGCGAGAAGTGTTCACGATGGACGCCCCCAGGTCGGCAGCAGTTGTCGAGGCGTTCGTACGACTGTACGACTCAGGACTCATCTACAGAAACACGCGCCTGGTATCTTGGTGCCCCTACCTTTCTACTGCCCTATCGGACATAGAAGTGGAGCCGCTGGAAGTTACGTCCCCGACGTTCATAACAATACCAG GGTTCGAGTCGTCAGTTGAAGTCGGGTCGCTGTGGGTCTTCAACTACCCAGTGGTGTTTGGAAGTGAAACGAGGCACCTGCCGGTGGCAACGACGAGGCTGGAGACGATGTTAGGCGATGTGGCGGTGGCTGTTAACCCGGAGGACGAAAGGTACAAGGACCTGGTCGGATGCAAAATACAGCACCCCTTCTTCCCGGAGAGAGAAATGGTAGTGGTGGCAGACGCGCACGTGGACAAGGACTTCGGAACGGGCGCAGTGAAGATAACGCCCTCGCACGACAAGAACGACTACGACATCGCGAAGAGGCACGCGCTGCCCTTCATCAACATCTTCACCAACGACGGGAAGATCAACGAAAACGGAGGAGAGTTCTCGACGATGCACAGGTTCCAGTGCAGAAAGGTGCTGGAAAAGAGGCTGCAGGAGATCGGACTCTTCGTGGAGAAGAAGCCAAACTCAAAGCCGATGATGGTGCCGCGGTGCTCGAGGACGGGCGACATCGTGGAGTACATGCTGATACCGCAGTGGTACGTGGACTGCAAAGACCTTGCGAACAAGGCAATCGAGGTGGTGAAGAACGGGTCGCTGAAGATCACACCCGCGTCGCACGTCTCGGTCTGGTACCAGTGGCTGGAAAACATACAGGACTGGTGCATATCGAGGCAGCTTTGGTGGGGACACAGGATCCCGGCGTACAGAGTTACCTCGCCAGAGTTTCCGCCCACGTCAGATCACTGGGTGGTGGGCAGAGACCTGGAGGAGGCGCGAGAGAGAGCGAAGAAGCAGTTTCCGGACTGCAAGGAGCTCACGCTGGACCAGGACGATGATGTTCTGGACACATGGTTCTCCTCGGGGTTGTTCCCGCTGAGCACGATGGGCTGGCCAGACGAGAACGCAGTCGACTTTAAGAAGTTTTTCCCAACGGAACTCCTGGAGACGGGAAACGacatcatcttcttctggGTGGCGAGGATGGTCATGCTGTCGCTGCACTTCGTAGGGAAGCTGCCGTTCAGCGAAGTTTATATGCACCCGCTCGTGAGGGACGCTAAGGGGGAGAAGATGAGCAAGAGCAAGGGCAACGTGGTCGACCCGCTGGACATCATCGACGGGACCACgctggagaagctgaaccAGACGATACTGAACTCGACGCTGCCGCAGGGGGAGGTAAAGAAGGCGCTGGCCATGCAGAAGCAGCAGTTTCCCGAGGGCATTCCCCAGTGCGGCGTCGACGCGCTGAGGCTGGGCCTCCTGGGCCTGATGAGGCACCACCGGGCGATCCACCTGGACGTGAACAAGCTGGTATCCTCGAGGCACTTCGGCAACAAGATCTGGAACGCGACGAAGTTTGCAATTCTGCGGACCAAGTTTTACGAGCCCAACGGAGTTGACTACGCCCTCACGTGGGAGGACAAGTGGATTCTGCACAAGCTGAACCAATACGTGAAGAGG GTCAATGAGGCCATGGAGAGCTATCACTTCTACGACGCCGTCCAGGCCACGTATGACTTTTGGCTGTATCAACTGTGCGACGTGTACCTTGAACTCGTTAAGAACAGGCTCCCCTCGCTCGTCGATGACTCGGCGTTCATCCCAAACGAGGACTCTAACGCTGCGGCCTTTGTCATCCACAACTGCTTCAGCACGTCTCTGAGGCTGCTGCACCCGATCATGCCCTTCATCACCGAGGAGCTGTACCACCACCTCCCGCCCTACCTCGTGACACACGAGTCCATCTGCGTCTCCGACTACCCCGGCGAAAACGCGGAGTGGGAGCACCCTGAGCTCGACGCTGAGATGGAGTCGCTCTTCTCAGTGGTGCACAGCTTCAGGTCGCTCGCCTCGACCCTGGGGCTCGCGCAGAACATGAACAAGGTGGGATTTCTCACTGTGAACGACGAGGCGCTGCGCAAGATCCTCGTGGACAAGGTGCACCTCATCGAGCTGCTGTCCAAGTTCAAGTCG ATCTCCATTGCTGATGGCGCCAACGAGCAGCTGTCGAGCTGCGTGCAGAACGTGATCTCCTCCTCCCTCGTCACGTACATCCTCGTCGACGAGAACGTCGACCTCGTAAAGACGTCTGCAATGCTGTCCGACAGGCTTAGCAAGACTGTCAAGATG CTCGACTCGTACCTCAAGAAGCTGCAGGTCCCCAACTACGAGGCCAAGGTTCCTCTCAGCGTCCGCGAGCTCAACGAGTCTAAGATCGGCGAGCTTTCCTACGAGAAGTCGCAGCTCGAGGCTGCCGTCTCCGACCTCGAGCGTCTGAAGTTGACAAACCACCGATGA